The window TCATGAACGTCACGCCGGTCGCCAGCAGCGAAACGTCTATGACCTGGCCGCGCCCGGTTTGTAAGCGATGATACAGAGCCGCCATCGCCCCGAAAGCGGCGTGCAGCGCCGTGCCGTAATCCACCCACGAGACGATGGAGCGCACGGGCGGGCCATCAGGAAAGCCGGTCAGGCTCATCGCGCCGCTCATCGCCTGCACGACGCCGTCGAAGCCGATACGGTCGCGGTATGGCCCGTCGGGGCCGAAGGCTGACGCGCGCACCAGGATGATCTCTTCTTTGATCTGCCGCAGGCGGTCGTAATCGAGCTTGAGCTTTCGCATCACGCCAATAGGCAGATTAACGATGACGATGTCGGCGCTGTGGACAAGGCGGCGGACAATTTCTTCAGCCACCGGGTGCGCGAGGTCGAGCGTCATGCCGCGCTTGTTGCGGTTGAGGTTCAAGAAGAGCCCGCCTTCGCCGCTGCCGGTGACCGGGCCGAGCCGACGGTCTTCGCCGCCCTCGCGCCGCTCGACGCGGATAACGTCGGCGCCGAAATCCGCAAGCAGCATGGCGCAGTAGGGCGCGGCGATGAAGCGCCCAAAATCGATGACGCGAATGCCTTCGAGCAGTCCGGGCATGTTGATCCTTTGCGGCGTATCGCGCAGCATCGTACCTGCTCGATGAAGCCGGCGCAAGCGCGCCGCCGCGCGCGGCGGCGCGCTTTGCCTGGCCGGCAGGCTTCGACTACAGTTGGGGAGGGTCGCAGATGAGCAATGCGAGAAATAGCACGGCGCCGGAGCTTTCGCTGAGAACGCGCGCGGCGAACCTTGAGCGCATGCGGCGTGAGCGGTTCGATGTCGTCGTGATCGGCGGCGGCGCGACCGGCGCGGGTGTGGCGCTCGACGCGGCGGCGCGTGGCCTGACGGTCGCGCTGGTCGAACAGCGTGACTTTGCCAGCGGCACCAGCTCGCGCTCGTCAAAGCTCATTCATGGGGGCCTCCGTTACCTTGAGCGCTTCGAGCTGGGGCTCGTCCGCGAAGGCTTGCGCGAGCGCGCGCGCTTGCGGAAAAACGCGCCGCACCTGAGCGCGCCGCTGCCGTTTCTGGTTCCAGTTTATAAAACCGGCGAACGTTCGCCGCTCGGCAACCGGGTGCTAAAACTGCGCGCCGGGCTGACGCTCTATGACGGCTTGGCGGGCCGGCAAAACTTCGCCCGCCATCGCTGGCTGCCGCCTGCCGAGGCGCTGACCTTTGCGCCGCACCTGTCAGCCGAGGGATTGCGCGGCGCCTTCCTCTATTACGATGGCCTGACCGACGACGCGCGACTGGTCATCGAGATCATCAAGACGGCAGCGGCGCACGGCGCAGTGGTCGCCAATTACGTCGCCGCCACCGGCTTCGTCGAGCGTGACGGCTACATCGCGGGCGTTGAAATCAGCGACCGCTTGAGCGGCGAGCGTTTGACCGCCGCCGCGCGAATTGTAATCAATGCCACAGGCGTCTGGGCCGATCAGGTCATCCGCATGAGCGATGCGGCGGCACCGAAAAGCTTGCGCCCATCGAAAGGCATTCACGCCGTGTTGCCTGCCGAGAAGTTGAGCAATCGGGCGGCGGTCTTGATCCCGTCGCTGGGCGAGCAGCGTTTTCTTTTCGTCATCCCGTGGCAGAATCGCACGGTGATCGGCACGACTGATACGGACTATGTCGGCCATCCCGAAGAGCCGCGGGCGACTGCCGCGGAAGTGCGCCGCGTTGTCGAATCGGCGGCGCGAAGTTTTCCCGACGCGGGCATCACGATGCGAGATGTCATCAGCACATTCGCCGGCTTGCGCCCGCTGGCCGCTGGCGGCGCGAGCGCGACCAAAGAGCTGTCGCGGCGCGAAACGATCATTGAAACGCAAGCAGGGATGATCTCGATCATCGGCGGCAAGCTGACAACGTGGCGGGCAATGGCCGAGCGCGCGGTTGACCTCGCCCTCAAGCGGCTGGCGGCGCACGCCCCTGCGCGCCTCACGTCAACGCACAGCCGCACCGCCGAGATCGAGCTGGCCGGCAGCGCACTTCTGACGGGTGACCTGGGCGCGGAAGCCGCCCGTCTCGCTGATGAGTATGCCGTGCCGCGGCAGACGGCTGAACACCTGCTGCAAAGTTATGGCGGCAACG is drawn from Blastocatellia bacterium and contains these coding sequences:
- a CDS encoding CoA transferase, giving the protein MLRDTPQRINMPGLLEGIRVIDFGRFIAAPYCAMLLADFGADVIRVERREGGEDRRLGPVTGSGEGGLFLNLNRNKRGMTLDLAHPVAEEIVRRLVHSADIVIVNLPIGVMRKLKLDYDRLRQIKEEIILVRASAFGPDGPYRDRIGFDGVVQAMSGAMSLTGFPDGPPVRSIVSWVDYGTALHAAFGAMAALYHRLQTGRGQVIDVSLLATGVTFMMPLLAERQATGIRREQSGNTGYYAAPADAYRARDGWLLVPTIGDDMFRRWARLVGRADLIEDPRCKDDIMRAAHADLINAVMKAWCAARTRDEALAELERARIPCGPVYDLDEVLADPQVAARGLLEAVEYPGGAVPVPIAATPVRLGGSSAELRRRAPQLGEHTDEVLQELGFAAHDIAGFRHEGVI
- a CDS encoding glycerol-3-phosphate dehydrogenase/oxidase; the encoded protein is MSNARNSTAPELSLRTRAANLERMRRERFDVVVIGGGATGAGVALDAAARGLTVALVEQRDFASGTSSRSSKLIHGGLRYLERFELGLVREGLRERARLRKNAPHLSAPLPFLVPVYKTGERSPLGNRVLKLRAGLTLYDGLAGRQNFARHRWLPPAEALTFAPHLSAEGLRGAFLYYDGLTDDARLVIEIIKTAAAHGAVVANYVAATGFVERDGYIAGVEISDRLSGERLTAAARIVINATGVWADQVIRMSDAAAPKSLRPSKGIHAVLPAEKLSNRAAVLIPSLGEQRFLFVIPWQNRTVIGTTDTDYVGHPEEPRATAAEVRRVVESAARSFPDAGITMRDVISTFAGLRPLAAGGASATKELSRRETIIETQAGMISIIGGKLTTWRAMAERAVDLALKRLAAHAPARLTSTHSRTAEIELAGSALLTGDLGAEAARLADEYAVPRQTAEHLLQSYGGNGVAVLELTRRREVLKRRLIADLPHIEAETVYAARREMTVTVEDFLARRTRIRLLARDGGASCVARVTQLLAEENQVV